In one Rhopalosiphum padi isolate XX-2018 chromosome 3, ASM2088224v1, whole genome shotgun sequence genomic region, the following are encoded:
- the LOC132926614 gene encoding protein decapentaplegic-like yields the protein MNGLVRVTQRPFIVINHRQLYCRQFVRVHAHFSGMMSSASIKSYITISETMITILLFLAILHTGLAAIAGYEEVENKFLTKLGLNQRPVVEKNLKIPSATMELYNSMANSMTTHFPLPGLHTTSANTAKTYYNKGSAPLNAKSKKYRLQFDIDFIPEKEQIKAAEVRFTMIYDKVLQNEEFIHVIMHDIIQPGTKGFSKPILRIIDSKSISMSNVSKSESFDVTPFVERLSMNKFKENHGLLVQCVTSDSQTHLLNVFDFVSPEKTLLLVYTDDGTSEKSTLERMMRRSKRSAVQPGGPHKKTKKKICQRYSMYVDFKEVGFNDWIRAPPGFDAFYCHGKCAFPLASHINASNHAVMQTLMNSYNPTLVPLSCCVPTKQSSQTLLYVDSDGKLVVKNYPDMSVDECGCR from the exons ATGAACGGCTTAGTGCGCGTCACACAGCGTCCGTTCATTGTTATAAATCATAGGCAGTTATATTGTCGTCAATTCGTTCGCGTCCACGCACATTTTTCTGGAATGATGTCATCCGCCTCAATAAAATCTTACATTACGATATCTG aaacaaTGATTACCATACTACTGTTTTTGGCTATACTACACACCGGATTGGCGGCCATCGCTGGATACGAAGAAGTGGAAAACAAATTCCTTACAAAATTAG gtTTAAACCAAAGACCTGTGGTAGAGAAAAATTTGAAGATACCATCTGCCACAATGGAGCTGTATAATTCTATGGCAAATTCAATGACAACACACTTTCCTCTTCCTGGTTTGCACACAACTTCCGCTAATACTGCTAAGACATATTACAATAAag gatcAGCTCCATTAAAtgctaaatctaaaaaatataggcTACAGTTCGATATAGATTTTATACCGGAAAAAGAACAGATTAAAGCTGCTGAAGTTCGTTTTACTATGATATACGATAAAGTTCTACAAAATGAAGAATTTATTCATGTAATTATGCATGATATAATTCAACCTGGCACGAAGGGCTTTTCAAAACCTATTCTCAG aATTATCGATTCGAAATCAATTAGTATGTCAAATGTTTCAAAGTCAGAAAGTTTTGATGTAACTCCTTTCGTAGAAAGACTGTCGATGAATAAGTTTAAAGAAAACCATGGTTTGCTAGTACAATGCGTCACGTCTGATAGTCAGACACATTTGCTCAACGTGTTTGATTTTGTGTCACCTGAAAAGACTTTACTACTTGTCTACACCGACGACGgaacaa GCGAGAAGAGCACGCTGGAACGGATGATGCGACGCAGCAAACGGTCGGCCGTCCAACCGGGTGGGCCGCATAAGAAGACGAAAAAGAAGATCTGCCAGCGGTATTCGATGTACGTGGACTTCAAGGAGGTCGGGTTCAACGATTGGATTAGGGCGCCGCCCGGGTTCGATGCTTTCTACTGCCACGGTAAGTGTGCGTTTCCGTTGGCCAGTCACATTAACGCATCCAATCACGCGGTCATGCAGACGCTGATGAACTCCTACAACCCGACGCTGGTTCCGCTGTCGTGCTGCGTACCGACCAAGCAGAGTTCGCAAACGTTGCTCTACGTGGACTCCGATGGAAAGTTGGTGGTGAAAAACTATCCGGACATGTCCGTGGACGAGTGCGGGTGTAGATGA
- the LOC132925087 gene encoding uncharacterized protein LOC132925087, whose protein sequence is MEATTRRLPPVLQIEAKAKISALLSDLEMKAYYLSTEHNVSIASPHQSTSLSNSLNDTANMTLTAHNIASPLQSTSYQTNNMTPTVSPSKPMDFSTCQHRIITHCTTDTSTSGGQIEIFGIDNNLYTFQVIANLSSGGIQRLKFVSCFCSCGSMSRQTKKNMHLPQLPSPVNNVYNSVVLNIS, encoded by the exons ATGGAAGCAACTACTAGAAGACTGCCACCAGTTCTTCAAATCGAAGCAAAAGCTAAAATCAGTGCATTACTCTCGGATTTGGAGATGAAAGCTTACTATCTTTCTACTGAACATAATGTTTCTATTGCTTCGCCACATCAAAGTACCAGCTTATCCAACTCCCTCAATGATACAGCAAATATGACGCTAACTGCACATAATATTGCCTCACCACTTCAAAGTACTTCTTACCAAACAAACAATATGACACCAACTGTGTCTCCTAGCAAACCAATGGATTTTTCAACTTGCCAACATCGTATAATTACTCATTGTACAACAGACACATCAACTTCTGGAGGTCAAATTGAAATCTTTGGAAtcgataacaatttatatacttttca GGTGATTGCTAATCTTTCATCCGGTGGGATACAGCGCCTGAAATTTGTGTCTTGCTTTTGTAGTTGTGGCAGCATGTCca gacaaaccaaaaaaaatatgcatttgccacaacttccgagccctgtTAATAACGTTTACAATTCAGTTGTTTTAAACATTAGTTAG